In Bradyrhizobium guangxiense, the following are encoded in one genomic region:
- a CDS encoding response regulator has product MFRIDFNKLRFLVCDDNPHMRRILRTLLHSFGAREVYEAEDGATALEMYSHYVPDIVITDWAMPIFDGLELAQMIRQPESKGNPYAPIIMLTGHSEKRRVTVARDAGVTEFLAKPISAKGLYQRILNVVANPRPFIKTKTYFGPDRRRNTNSAYMGPERRVGEKHEVLQQPSLLDKARSTI; this is encoded by the coding sequence AACAAGCTGCGCTTTCTCGTCTGCGACGACAATCCGCACATGCGCCGCATCCTGCGGACGCTGCTGCATTCCTTTGGGGCGCGCGAGGTCTATGAGGCCGAGGACGGCGCAACGGCGCTCGAGATGTACAGCCATTACGTGCCCGACATCGTCATCACCGATTGGGCCATGCCGATCTTCGACGGGCTCGAGCTTGCGCAGATGATCCGGCAGCCGGAATCCAAGGGCAACCCCTACGCGCCGATCATCATGCTGACCGGGCATTCCGAGAAGCGCCGCGTCACGGTCGCGCGCGATGCCGGCGTCACCGAATTTTTGGCCAAGCCGATCTCGGCCAAGGGGCTCTATCAGCGCATCCTCAACGTGGTCGCCAATCCCCGTCCCTTCATCAAGACCAAGACCTATTTCGGGCCGGATCGGCGTCGCAACACCAATTCCGCCTATATGGGCCCCGAGCGCCGCGTCGGCGAAAAGCACGAGGTGTTGCAGCAGCCCTCGCTGCTCGACAAGGCCCGCTCCACCATCTAG
- a CDS encoding Hpt domain-containing protein: MAKKSARDIEVKAFATHQIITQPNPLRKVLRRVEEKDLDDPVGRAEQALASLSGEFKHWMAIEVDRLSAAWTAVQKDGFTKQRRDELFHAAHDIKGDAATFGFPSAAGIAESLCRVIEHAPDLAKVPAELFTHHINAILAIVHENTKLDSISVSAELSRRLRKIADDYLTDVNRDRPEHLEVILAPSIAPSE; the protein is encoded by the coding sequence ATGGCGAAGAAAAGCGCAAGGGACATCGAGGTCAAGGCCTTCGCCACGCATCAAATCATCACGCAGCCCAATCCGCTGCGCAAGGTGCTGCGCCGGGTCGAGGAGAAGGACCTGGACGATCCGGTAGGTCGCGCCGAGCAGGCGCTCGCGAGCCTTTCCGGCGAGTTCAAGCACTGGATGGCGATCGAGGTCGACAGGCTCTCCGCGGCCTGGACCGCCGTGCAGAAGGACGGCTTCACCAAGCAGCGGCGCGACGAGCTGTTCCACGCCGCCCACGACATCAAGGGCGACGCGGCGACGTTCGGCTTTCCGTCTGCGGCCGGAATCGCCGAGAGCCTGTGCCGGGTGATCGAGCACGCGCCGGATCTTGCGAAGGTGCCGGCCGAGCTGTTCACGCATCACATCAACGCCATCCTCGCCATCGTCCACGAGAACACCAAGCTCGACAGCATCAGCGTCTCCGCGGAGCTCAGCCGCCGCCTGCGCAAGATCGCGGACGACTATCTCACCGACGTCAACCGCGACCGCCCCGAGCATCTCGAGGTGATCCTGGCGCCGAGCATCGCGCCGTCGGAGTAA